The following proteins come from a genomic window of Nostoc sp. ATCC 53789:
- a CDS encoding DUF4349 domain-containing protein, giving the protein MYASTKLPRTSALFVSALLGGLIFTSCASSDRSTNQSAPQVASNGAVNQLSARENSISQKAEVAPINRSRPQLIKKAAISLTVNSVDKTVDAVSQIINQQQGDLIGLKQQQPKSDNPRYTATIQLRIPENRLEPTLEELAKLGTVESRNITAEDVGDRLVDFQARLTNLQKTEANLQKIMDRAGSVRDVLSVSQELSNVRQTIEQIDAQLKNLKNQVAYSTITLNLEAAVSSTSPQPAFGLQVQETWNNSTHSLSAFSVGLLKLGIWLIVYSPYLLIFAALIYGFSRWRRTHSPRLTQAPESTRSE; this is encoded by the coding sequence ATGTACGCTTCGACTAAATTGCCACGCACATCTGCTTTATTTGTGAGTGCATTATTAGGAGGGTTGATTTTCACTAGTTGCGCTTCTTCGGATCGGTCAACAAATCAGTCTGCACCTCAAGTTGCATCCAATGGCGCGGTAAATCAATTATCTGCTCGTGAAAACAGTATTTCCCAAAAGGCGGAAGTTGCACCAATAAACCGTTCTCGTCCCCAACTCATCAAAAAGGCAGCAATCTCTTTGACTGTCAACTCTGTAGATAAAACTGTTGATGCTGTTTCGCAAATTATCAATCAACAGCAAGGGGATTTAATCGGGTTGAAACAACAACAACCCAAAAGTGACAACCCGCGTTACACAGCAACAATCCAATTGCGGATACCAGAGAATCGGCTAGAACCTACTCTGGAAGAACTAGCTAAATTAGGCACTGTAGAGAGTCGTAATATTACTGCGGAAGATGTAGGCGATCGCCTGGTGGATTTCCAAGCCAGATTAACAAATTTGCAAAAAACTGAAGCCAATTTGCAAAAAATCATGGATCGGGCGGGTTCTGTTAGAGATGTGCTTAGTGTTTCCCAAGAATTGAGTAATGTCCGTCAAACCATAGAACAAATTGATGCCCAACTGAAAAACCTCAAAAATCAAGTTGCTTATTCCACAATTACGCTGAACCTAGAAGCAGCAGTTTCTAGCACCAGTCCCCAACCTGCTTTTGGTTTGCAAGTTCAGGAAACTTGGAACAACTCTACCCATTCTTTGAGTGCATTTTCTGTTGGCTTACTCAAGCTGGGTATTTGGTTAATTGTTTACAGTCCCTATTTGTTAATTTTTGCTGCTCTTATCTATGGCTTTAGTCGTTGGCGGCGAACTCATTCACCACGTTTAACACAAGCACCAGAATCAACTCGTTCTGAATGA
- a CDS encoding sterol desaturase family protein codes for MRKFFNFCFEVEFYLKIAITCTIVQQIFYWLLHNIELNFITQVLLYSLVGSISFYSIGLFIEKVIKKNDNLREKLTARVKKVKTQPFPSFTAKGIITGEIKSFIAALIILYLAPEVNRGNSLLSNFGWFLMRIIVADFCFYVSHSLLHRKFLQKIHLKHHEFADSSSFVAGHKSLTEYIIVTITDLLPIFIFGYDITQLCAWTIIGNAYNLEGHSSLSIFFVPSDFHDLHHSCFKRNYGIQGFWDRLFNTLNPPTKKPGIMFPIAYLEHITMKLSKTLD; via the coding sequence ATGAGAAAGTTTTTTAATTTCTGCTTCGAGGTTGAATTTTATCTAAAAATTGCTATTACTTGCACTATTGTTCAGCAAATATTTTATTGGTTGTTGCACAATATAGAACTCAATTTTATAACTCAAGTGCTGTTATACTCGCTTGTTGGTTCTATTTCATTTTATAGCATTGGTCTTTTCATCGAAAAGGTAATTAAAAAGAATGATAATTTAAGAGAGAAACTAACTGCCAGAGTTAAGAAAGTCAAAACACAACCATTTCCTTCATTTACTGCCAAAGGCATCATTACTGGAGAAATCAAAAGTTTCATAGCAGCTTTAATTATCCTCTACTTAGCACCAGAGGTAAATAGAGGAAATAGTTTGCTCTCAAATTTTGGATGGTTTTTGATGAGAATAATTGTTGCTGATTTCTGTTTTTACGTTTCCCATTCGCTACTTCACAGAAAATTTTTACAAAAAATACATTTAAAACATCATGAGTTTGCCGACTCATCAAGTTTTGTAGCTGGACATAAGAGTTTAACTGAATATATTATTGTTACTATTACAGACCTTTTGCCTATCTTTATATTTGGGTATGACATCACCCAACTATGTGCTTGGACTATTATAGGTAATGCTTACAACCTTGAAGGTCATAGTTCCTTATCAATATTTTTTGTTCCATCAGATTTTCACGATCTTCACCACAGTTGTTTCAAGAGAAACTATGGAATTCAAGGATTTTGGGACAGGTTATTCAACACCCTAAACCCTCCGACAAAGAAGCCAGGAATTATGTTCCCTATAGCTTATTTGGAGCATATCACCATGAAGTTGTCTAAGACTTTAGATTGA
- a CDS encoding SET domain-containing methyltransferase → MNTIESISAVKLNFHVTIQETAKGRGVFATKKFAKGETVVVGIPIEEVPQRTIYSFQMDFNLYVNLDEPAVVINHSCDPNTGVSNNQFGGYDFVALGDIEAGDEITWDYETTEYESIAVSRCLCKSLCCRGKTLGFKLREQMLRDRYGEYIADYLKI, encoded by the coding sequence ATGAATACAATAGAGTCAATTTCAGCTGTAAAGCTCAATTTTCATGTCACGATTCAGGAAACAGCAAAAGGAAGAGGAGTATTTGCTACGAAAAAATTTGCCAAAGGGGAAACTGTTGTAGTAGGTATCCCAATTGAAGAAGTTCCCCAACGAACAATTTATTCCTTTCAGATGGATTTTAATTTGTATGTCAACCTAGATGAGCCTGCTGTCGTAATTAATCATTCTTGCGATCCAAATACTGGTGTAAGCAACAATCAGTTTGGGGGATATGACTTCGTTGCTTTGGGCGATATCGAAGCAGGTGACGAAATTACCTGGGACTACGAAACCACTGAATATGAATCAATAGCTGTCTCGCGGTGCTTGTGCAAATCTCTATGCTGTCGAGGAAAAACATTAGGATTCAAATTACGCGAACAAATGTTGCGCGATCGCTATGGAGAGTACATTGCAGATTATCTCAAAATCTAA
- the ilvC gene encoding ketol-acid reductoisomerase produces the protein MARMYYDEDANLDLLAGKTIAIIGYGSQGHAHALNLKDSGLNVIVGLYPGSKSVAKAEAAGLTVKNVADAANAADFIMILLPDEVQKTIYKNEIEPNLKEGNVLAFAHGFNIHFGQVVPPANVDVVMVAPKGPGHLVRRTYEQGEGVPALFAVYQDASGQARDRAMSYAKGIGGTRAGVLETTFREETETDLFGEQAVLCGGLSALIKAGFETLVEAGYQPELAYFECLHEVKLIVDLVVEGGLAKMRDSISNTAEYGDYTRGPRIVTEQTKAEMQKILSEIQSGQFAREFVLENQAGKPGFTAMRRKESEHKIEEVGKDLRAMFSWLKKA, from the coding sequence ATGGCCCGGATGTACTATGACGAAGATGCCAATTTAGACCTTTTGGCTGGAAAAACTATTGCTATCATCGGCTATGGTTCTCAAGGTCATGCCCACGCTCTCAATCTCAAAGATAGTGGTTTGAATGTGATTGTGGGACTATATCCGGGTAGTAAGTCAGTAGCAAAAGCTGAAGCTGCTGGGTTAACTGTGAAGAATGTCGCAGATGCTGCCAATGCTGCTGACTTTATCATGATTTTGTTACCTGATGAAGTCCAAAAAACGATTTACAAAAACGAGATTGAACCAAATTTAAAAGAAGGGAATGTGTTAGCCTTTGCCCACGGTTTCAATATTCACTTTGGGCAAGTTGTACCACCAGCTAACGTAGATGTGGTGATGGTAGCACCTAAAGGGCCAGGGCATCTGGTACGGCGGACTTATGAACAGGGTGAAGGTGTACCAGCGCTGTTTGCAGTTTATCAAGATGCTAGTGGTCAGGCACGCGATCGCGCCATGTCTTATGCTAAAGGTATTGGTGGTACTCGCGCTGGTGTTCTCGAAACCACTTTCCGCGAAGAAACCGAAACCGATTTATTTGGCGAACAAGCAGTATTGTGCGGTGGTTTGAGTGCTTTAATCAAAGCCGGATTTGAAACTTTGGTAGAAGCTGGTTATCAACCAGAATTGGCATATTTTGAATGTCTGCATGAAGTCAAGCTGATTGTTGACTTGGTTGTAGAAGGCGGTTTAGCTAAAATGCGCGACAGCATTTCTAACACAGCTGAATATGGCGATTATACCCGTGGGCCAAGGATTGTTACCGAACAGACCAAAGCTGAAATGCAAAAAATTCTCAGCGAAATTCAATCTGGGCAATTTGCACGAGAATTCGTTTTAGAAAACCAAGCTGGTAAACCAGGATTTACCGCCATGCGTCGCAAAGAATCTGAACACAAAATTGAGGAAGTTGGTAAAGATTTACGCGCTATGTTTAGCTGGTTGAAAAAAGCTTAA
- the ovoA gene encoding 5-histidylcysteine sulfoxide synthase, with protein MNSLQSTHPPKLDSCDRQVILNYFENAWQLEDMLMKTLVEGDTFYLNPDPLRNPLIFYLGHSAVFYINKLISVGLLEKRINPDYEILFEIGVDPEVPEELNQAIAHLEWPQVAQTWEYRKQAYTVISEVIKTTPITLPIHPTHPLWALIMGIEHQRIHIETSSMLIRQLPVERVKRPKNWQYAPFNGYTAQNEMIQVIGGVVKLGKAFNDPTYGWDIDYGDRTVEVEPFLASKYLITNADFSYFVKAGGYENQAYWDEESWHWKTENNIKYPKFWIPQNGSYKYRAMFDEIDLPLDWPVEVNHYEAMAYCRWQGKNTRLMSEAEYHLATYSSALVEDVDNYNVNLKFGSPSPVGMLETAKSYSGLYDLRGNLWEHLSDNLNPLSGYEPHFLYEDNSAIFFDNKHQMMLGGCWITNGTEALKYYRNWFRPNFYQHAGFRIVQDIKH; from the coding sequence ATGAACAGTCTTCAATCTACTCATCCGCCTAAACTAGATAGTTGCGATCGCCAAGTTATCCTCAATTATTTTGAGAATGCTTGGCAGCTAGAAGATATGCTGATGAAAACTTTAGTGGAGGGAGATACATTTTATCTCAATCCCGATCCTTTGAGAAACCCTCTAATTTTTTATCTGGGACACTCGGCTGTTTTCTATATTAATAAATTAATTAGCGTTGGATTATTAGAAAAAAGGATTAATCCAGACTATGAAATCCTATTTGAAATTGGAGTTGATCCAGAAGTACCAGAGGAATTAAATCAAGCGATCGCTCATTTGGAATGGCCACAAGTTGCACAAACTTGGGAGTATCGAAAACAAGCATATACAGTAATTTCCGAAGTAATTAAAACTACTCCGATTACGCTACCAATTCACCCTACTCATCCCCTCTGGGCTTTAATAATGGGGATTGAACATCAGCGTATTCATATTGAAACCTCTTCGATGTTAATTCGCCAACTACCAGTTGAGAGAGTGAAACGCCCCAAAAACTGGCAATATGCCCCTTTTAATGGCTACACTGCTCAAAACGAAATGATACAAGTTATAGGTGGGGTAGTAAAACTTGGCAAAGCCTTTAACGATCCGACCTATGGATGGGATATTGATTATGGCGATCGCACTGTTGAAGTAGAACCTTTTTTAGCCAGTAAATATCTGATTACCAATGCCGATTTTAGTTATTTTGTCAAGGCTGGTGGCTACGAAAACCAAGCGTATTGGGATGAAGAATCTTGGCATTGGAAAACTGAAAACAACATCAAATATCCCAAATTTTGGATACCTCAAAATGGCAGTTACAAGTATCGAGCTATGTTTGATGAAATCGACTTACCCTTAGATTGGCCTGTAGAGGTCAATCACTATGAAGCCATGGCTTACTGTCGTTGGCAAGGTAAAAATACTCGTTTAATGAGTGAAGCTGAATATCATTTAGCAACTTATAGTAGTGCTTTGGTAGAAGATGTAGACAATTACAATGTCAATCTAAAATTTGGCTCACCTAGTCCAGTGGGAATGTTAGAAACCGCCAAAAGTTATTCTGGGTTGTACGATTTACGCGGAAATCTTTGGGAACACTTGAGTGATAATTTAAATCCTTTATCAGGATATGAGCCTCATTTCCTTTACGAAGATAATTCTGCCATATTTTTTGATAATAAACATCAGATGATGTTAGGAGGATGCTGGATAACTAACGGTACAGAAGCTTTAAAATATTATCGCAACTGGTTCCGTCCTAATTTTTATCAACACGCCGGTTTTAGGATTGTTCAAGATATCAAGCATTAA
- the egtD gene encoding L-histidine N(alpha)-methyltransferase, which produces MLATYLKSLNENDRVLNNEGEDVIQGLIQSPKTLPPKYFYDDYGSELFEQICELSEYYPTRTEAWILRQYADEIAQITGNCELVELGSGSSTKTLFLLDAYQKIASHCRYIPIDVSHGILKSSVIKLQHKYPNLFVEGLIGTYEQALTKLESTFAASRMIFFLGSSLGNFNPRECDNFLSQITRTLQAGDYFLLGIDLQKPKEILEPAYNDSQGVTAAFNLNILSHLNWRFQGNFDISLFTHQAIYNQNDAQIEMYLHCQKSHEVSLEALDLQVGFADGESILTEISRKFDLVTMQKQLETHGLKTLKTWTDPNQWFGLILCQA; this is translated from the coding sequence ATGTTAGCTACATATCTAAAATCTCTTAATGAGAACGATCGAGTTCTCAACAATGAAGGTGAAGATGTCATCCAAGGATTAATTCAAAGTCCCAAAACTTTACCCCCTAAATATTTTTATGATGATTACGGTTCAGAACTATTTGAACAAATATGTGAATTATCAGAATATTACCCAACACGAACAGAAGCATGGATTTTACGCCAATATGCCGATGAAATAGCTCAGATAACAGGTAATTGTGAACTTGTAGAGTTAGGCAGTGGCAGTTCTACAAAAACTCTTTTTTTGCTAGATGCTTACCAAAAAATTGCAAGCCACTGTAGATATATACCCATTGATGTTAGTCATGGCATCCTTAAATCTAGCGTAATAAAATTACAACATAAATATCCAAATCTCTTTGTTGAGGGATTAATAGGAACCTACGAACAAGCCTTGACGAAGCTAGAATCAACATTTGCAGCATCACGGATGATTTTTTTCTTAGGCAGTTCTCTTGGGAATTTTAATCCACGAGAATGTGATAATTTTTTAAGCCAAATTACTAGGACTTTGCAAGCAGGTGACTACTTTCTTTTGGGGATTGATTTACAAAAACCCAAAGAAATTTTAGAGCCAGCTTATAATGATAGTCAGGGAGTAACGGCTGCTTTTAATTTAAATATCCTTTCTCATTTAAATTGGCGTTTTCAAGGTAATTTTGACATCAGCTTATTCACTCACCAAGCTATTTATAATCAAAATGATGCTCAAATAGAAATGTATCTGCATTGCCAAAAGAGTCATGAGGTATCTTTAGAAGCGCTAGATTTGCAAGTTGGCTTTGCAGATGGAGAGAGCATTCTCACCGAAATTTCTCGCAAGTTTGATTTAGTAACTATGCAAAAACAACTGGAGACACATGGACTCAAGACTCTGAAAACTTGGACAGATCCCAATCAGTGGTTTGGGTTAATTCTTTGCCAAGCTTAA
- a CDS encoding polyribonucleotide nucleotidyltransferase, with product MAEVDKSISFDGRDIRLKVGLLAPQAGGSVLIESGDTSVLVTATRSQAREGIDFLPLTVDYEERLYAAGRIPGGIMRREGRPPEKTILTSRLIDRPMRPLFPSWLRDDLQIIALTLSMDELVPPDVLAVTGASIATLIAQIPFNGPMAAVRVGLVGDDFIINPTYAEIEAGDLDLVVAGSPHGVIMVEAGANQLPERDIIEAIDFGYEAVRDLIKAQQDLVAELGLVIVQEAPPEVDQTLENYIRDRANGQIKKILSQFTFTKPERDAALDVVKDEIATTIKELPEEDPIRVAATANSKALGNTFKDITKYFMRRQIIEDNVRVDGRKLDEVRRVSCSVGVLPKRVHGSGLFNRELTQVLSTCTLGTPGDAQNLNDDMQLDQHKRYLHHYNFPPFSVGETKPMRSPGRREIGHGALAERSLIPVLPSKEQFPYVIRIVSEVLSSNGSTSMGSVCGSTLALMDAGVPILKPVSGAAMGLIKDGDEVRILTDIQGIEDFLGDMDFKVAGTDTGITALQMDMKIPGLSLDVISQAVHQAKAARLHILEKMLACIDVPRTETSPYAPRLLTIKIDSDMIGLVIGPGGKTIKGITEETGAKIDIEDDGTVTISAVDENKAKRARNIIQGMTRKLHEGDVYAGRITRIIPIGAFVEFLPGKEGMIHISQLADYRVGKVEDEVAVGDEVIIKVREIDNKGRINLTRLGIHPDQAAAAREAAAVNR from the coding sequence ATGGCAGAAGTTGATAAGTCAATATCCTTCGATGGAAGGGATATTCGACTGAAAGTAGGCTTACTAGCTCCCCAGGCAGGTGGGTCGGTTTTGATAGAATCAGGGGACACATCCGTTTTAGTGACAGCTACGCGATCGCAAGCCAGAGAAGGCATTGATTTTCTTCCCCTCACAGTAGATTACGAAGAAAGACTGTATGCAGCTGGTAGGATTCCCGGAGGGATCATGCGGCGGGAAGGTCGTCCACCAGAAAAAACAATTCTCACCAGCCGTCTTATAGACCGTCCCATGCGTCCCTTGTTCCCCTCATGGTTACGGGATGACCTGCAAATTATCGCCTTAACGCTATCGATGGACGAGTTGGTTCCACCCGATGTATTAGCAGTTACAGGCGCTTCCATCGCTACCCTGATTGCCCAGATTCCTTTTAATGGGCCAATGGCAGCAGTTCGCGTTGGTTTAGTGGGAGATGATTTCATTATTAACCCCACTTATGCAGAAATTGAAGCCGGAGATTTGGATCTGGTAGTAGCCGGTTCTCCACATGGCGTAATCATGGTGGAGGCGGGAGCCAATCAGTTGCCAGAGCGAGATATTATCGAGGCGATTGACTTTGGTTATGAAGCAGTGCGGGACTTAATCAAAGCGCAGCAAGATTTAGTAGCAGAACTGGGCTTAGTGATAGTGCAAGAAGCACCACCAGAAGTAGACCAGACGCTAGAAAATTATATCCGCGATCGCGCTAACGGTCAGATTAAGAAAATCCTCTCTCAATTTACCTTTACCAAACCCGAACGCGATGCAGCTTTAGATGTCGTCAAGGATGAAATTGCCACGACGATTAAAGAACTGCCAGAAGAAGACCCAATTCGAGTTGCCGCAACTGCAAATAGCAAGGCACTTGGTAACACTTTTAAAGATATTACCAAGTACTTCATGCGGCGGCAAATCATCGAAGATAACGTTCGCGTTGATGGTCGTAAACTCGATGAAGTGCGTCGTGTTTCTTGTTCAGTTGGTGTTTTACCAAAGCGAGTCCACGGTAGCGGTTTATTTAATCGGGAACTAACTCAGGTATTATCCACTTGTACTTTGGGTACACCTGGGGATGCTCAAAACCTCAACGATGATATGCAGTTAGACCAACATAAGCGTTACCTGCATCATTACAACTTCCCGCCGTTCTCAGTCGGGGAAACCAAGCCAATGCGTTCACCAGGAAGGCGTGAAATTGGTCACGGGGCATTAGCAGAGCGATCGCTAATTCCTGTGTTACCGTCAAAAGAACAATTTCCCTACGTGATTCGCATCGTATCAGAAGTACTTTCTTCCAACGGTTCCACCTCAATGGGTTCAGTCTGCGGTTCCACCCTCGCCTTAATGGATGCTGGTGTACCAATACTCAAACCCGTCAGTGGCGCAGCAATGGGTCTGATTAAGGATGGGGACGAAGTGCGAATCCTCACCGACATTCAGGGCATTGAAGACTTTTTGGGCGATATGGACTTCAAGGTTGCCGGGACGGATACCGGAATTACCGCCTTGCAAATGGATATGAAAATCCCCGGTTTGTCGTTGGATGTTATTTCCCAAGCCGTCCACCAAGCCAAAGCAGCTAGGTTGCACATCCTGGAGAAAATGCTCGCCTGCATCGACGTGCCACGGACTGAAACCTCACCTTATGCCCCACGTCTGTTAACAATCAAGATTGATTCAGACATGATTGGTCTGGTCATCGGGCCTGGAGGCAAGACTATTAAGGGCATCACAGAGGAAACTGGTGCAAAAATTGACATCGAAGATGATGGCACCGTGACAATTTCGGCTGTGGATGAGAACAAGGCGAAGAGAGCCAGAAACATCATCCAAGGTATGACCCGCAAGTTGCACGAAGGGGATGTCTATGCAGGACGTATTACTCGGATTATACCCATAGGTGCATTTGTGGAATTTCTGCCTGGGAAAGAAGGGATGATCCACATCTCACAACTAGCTGACTACCGCGTTGGCAAAGTTGAGGATGAAGTAGCGGTGGGCGATGAAGTGATTATCAAAGTCCGTGAAATTGATAACAAAGGTCGGATTAATCTCACCCGCTTGGGTATCCACCCAGATCAAGCAGCAGCAGCAAGAGAAGCTGCGGCGGTGAATCGGTAA
- a CDS encoding DMT family transporter — protein sequence MLLILVNVISATTFPLTKDIVSNLPPSALIATRFVIAAAVFAVNLRNINALLLRDGTVLGLFLFFFLAIETIALKTIPANRAAFIGSLNALIVPLLAWLSGQRVPLRTFLAAGVAVIGIGVMFWEGGELGIGDLLMFVDAFVYAGYIIFLDRVASRHPTLTLTSVQLLFIAVLGLLWNNTQILNQFEVIHQHWGVIVYLGLLATAAVIWLQTLAQQWVSADETALLYTLEPLFATIFSFWLLGEHLGIRGLIGAILVLVALLLSQSPQKLEPEAKVEVQSS from the coding sequence ATGCTGCTTATCCTTGTTAATGTAATTAGCGCTACAACTTTTCCATTGACTAAAGACATCGTTAGTAATCTTCCACCAAGTGCATTGATTGCTACACGCTTTGTCATAGCAGCAGCAGTTTTTGCTGTAAATTTACGCAATATTAACGCACTTTTACTTCGTGATGGTACAGTACTAGGTCTTTTCCTGTTCTTTTTCTTAGCTATAGAAACAATTGCACTCAAGACTATACCAGCGAATCGGGCTGCATTTATTGGCAGTTTGAACGCACTCATCGTCCCGCTACTAGCATGGCTGAGTGGTCAGCGCGTACCGTTGAGAACTTTCCTCGCTGCTGGAGTCGCTGTGATCGGTATTGGCGTGATGTTTTGGGAAGGGGGAGAACTAGGAATTGGCGATCTGTTGATGTTCGTTGATGCTTTTGTTTATGCAGGCTACATAATTTTCCTAGACCGAGTTGCGTCTCGTCACCCCACCTTAACGCTTACCAGTGTTCAACTTTTGTTCATTGCGGTGCTAGGTCTGCTCTGGAATAATACCCAAATTCTTAACCAATTTGAGGTAATTCACCAGCATTGGGGAGTAATTGTCTACTTAGGGCTGTTGGCGACAGCTGCTGTTATCTGGCTGCAAACATTGGCACAGCAATGGGTTTCAGCCGACGAAACAGCTTTACTTTATACACTTGAGCCTTTGTTCGCCACAATTTTTTCGTTTTGGCTACTTGGAGAACATCTGGGAATACGCGGTCTAATTGGCGCGATTCTTGTCTTAGTTGCTCTGCTTCTAAGTCAAAGCCCTCAAAAGCTTGAGCCGGAAGCAAAAGTTGAGGTACAGAGCAGTTAA
- a CDS encoding DUF427 domain-containing protein: protein MRPNPIPPQPGQESVWDYPRPARLEDTNKSIRIIVNNIVLAETSKAKRVIETSHPPSYYIPSEDIKLEYLIETPKKTWCEWKGKCQYYDISIGDKYINNAAWRYFDPTPDFVTIQEYYAFYPSLMDACYVNDELVMSQPGDFYGGWITSDIVGPFKGSPGTMGW, encoded by the coding sequence ATGAGACCAAATCCTATTCCTCCACAACCCGGTCAAGAGTCAGTTTGGGATTATCCGCGTCCGGCTCGTTTAGAAGATACAAATAAATCAATTCGGATAATTGTTAATAATATTGTTTTAGCAGAAACAAGTAAAGCTAAAAGAGTCATAGAAACTAGCCATCCTCCTTCTTATTACATTCCTTCAGAAGACATTAAATTAGAATATCTGATAGAAACACCTAAAAAAACTTGGTGTGAATGGAAAGGTAAGTGTCAATATTATGATATTAGCATCGGTGATAAGTATATAAATAACGCTGCTTGGCGATATTTTGACCCCACACCTGATTTTGTCACAATTCAAGAATACTATGCTTTTTACCCTAGTTTAATGGATGCTTGCTATGTAAATGATGAGCTAGTTATGTCTCAACCTGGTGATTTTTATGGAGGATGGATTACCTCTGATATTGTCGGGCCATTTAAAGGTAGTCCAGGAACAATGGGGTGGTAA
- a CDS encoding N-acetyltransferase, with protein MDFPIVKVIKNNIKVELDYIHPQEQEVVRALLNVVIVEGKTYPQRQPLSQAEFSTYWLSKDAFVVRTSVLDATHKPKEILGAFYLKPNFPGRCCHICNAGFIVQPGLRGQGIGRFMGEAMLLIAANLGYEAVMFNLVFETNIPSITLWQSLGFEIIGRIPHAAKLDNEQVVDALMMYRALD; from the coding sequence ATGGATTTCCCCATTGTTAAAGTTATAAAAAATAACATAAAAGTAGAACTAGATTATATTCATCCTCAAGAACAGGAGGTTGTAAGAGCATTACTCAATGTTGTAATTGTTGAAGGTAAAACTTATCCCCAAAGGCAACCTCTATCTCAGGCAGAATTTTCAACTTACTGGTTAAGCAAGGATGCCTTTGTTGTCAGGACATCTGTTTTGGATGCTACACACAAGCCCAAAGAAATATTGGGGGCGTTTTATTTAAAACCAAACTTCCCCGGTCGGTGTTGCCATATTTGCAACGCTGGTTTTATTGTACAACCTGGGTTGCGCGGTCAGGGTATCGGGCGGTTCATGGGGGAGGCTATGCTCTTGATAGCAGCAAACCTGGGCTACGAAGCAGTAATGTTCAATTTGGTCTTTGAAACTAATATACCTTCAATTACCCTTTGGCAATCGTTAGGATTTGAGATTATTGGGCGAATTCCTCATGCGGCGAAGCTAGATAATGAACAGGTGGTAGACGCGCTGATGATGTATCGTGCTTTGGATTGA